In Pelosinus sp. UFO1, one genomic interval encodes:
- the fosX gene encoding FosX/FosE/FosI family fosfomycin resistance hydrolase, with protein sequence MIEGISHLTFIVKDLERATDFFTSIFGAKTIYTSGDKIFSLTREKFFLINDLWICIMEGDSLSDRTYNHVAFKISDDEFDAYESRIRALGVDIKPPRSRISGEGRSIYFYDFDNHLFELHTGSLSERLTRYSL encoded by the coding sequence ATGATTGAGGGTATCAGTCACTTAACCTTTATTGTTAAAGACCTTGAGCGTGCAACAGACTTCTTTACATCTATCTTTGGTGCCAAAACTATCTATACAAGCGGGGATAAGATTTTCTCTTTAACCAGAGAAAAGTTTTTTCTGATTAATGATTTATGGATTTGCATAATGGAAGGCGACTCATTATCAGACCGTACATATAACCATGTTGCATTCAAGATAAGCGATGATGAATTCGATGCATATGAATCACGAATACGGGCATTAGGTGTTGATATTAAACCTCCTCGCTCAAGAATCAGCGGTGAAGGACGTTCAATATATTTTTATGATTTTGACAATCACCTCTTTGAACTGCATACCGGCTCACTTTCAGAGAGACTAACAAGATATTCTCTATAA
- a CDS encoding Ger(x)C family spore germination protein, translating to MRLKICSIFLCLLLLTGCKGQPELSHIGIVVAVAIDKDPETGGIILTSQVIRPGSLDKKSPGKDAPAALVSTKGETIFEAIRNTTQEFDRINFYAHTKVIVIGEELAKEDITPILDFLVRGRQLRGYTWLCIAKNSPAREVIGVKDGIDRIQANYLKDIIENKKYQYKSTASSVIDYYRKALQEGNNPIAGVLEIVEVPNQPIEKKEEKTSKVIRFSGTAVFKKDALVGYFNEKETQGLNWIIGKVQSGVITLPSLLEQAKLISLEIKNSKAKITPEIKDGKISFAIKVNVDVILVEEQAKVKITYPKVMLDYLEEVRKEAENEIEGEIRLAVNKAQKELHSDVFGFGNTLNREYPEQWHGIKDEWSGIFPDVDYTVEVGVKVIGTDLKQGVFQIEK from the coding sequence TTGAGGCTAAAAATTTGCTCAATCTTTCTTTGTTTATTGTTACTAACAGGCTGCAAAGGTCAACCAGAGCTTAGTCATATCGGGATCGTTGTAGCCGTTGCCATAGACAAAGACCCTGAAACTGGTGGGATTATTCTAACGTCTCAAGTAATTAGACCTGGTTCCTTAGACAAGAAAAGTCCAGGCAAAGACGCCCCTGCTGCATTGGTTTCTACTAAAGGAGAAACAATCTTTGAGGCAATTCGGAATACAACTCAGGAGTTTGATCGAATAAATTTTTATGCTCACACAAAAGTAATCGTAATTGGTGAGGAATTGGCTAAAGAAGATATTACACCTATTCTTGATTTCTTGGTGAGAGGCAGGCAATTAAGGGGATATACCTGGTTATGTATTGCAAAAAATTCTCCTGCTCGCGAAGTAATCGGCGTTAAAGATGGAATCGATAGGATACAAGCAAACTATCTGAAAGATATTATCGAAAACAAAAAATATCAATATAAATCAACTGCTTCCAGTGTTATTGATTATTATAGAAAAGCCTTACAAGAAGGGAATAATCCAATCGCGGGAGTGCTGGAAATTGTCGAAGTCCCCAACCAACCCATAGAAAAAAAAGAAGAAAAAACTTCAAAGGTAATAAGATTTTCAGGTACTGCTGTATTCAAAAAAGATGCATTAGTTGGATATTTTAATGAAAAAGAGACACAAGGCTTGAATTGGATTATCGGGAAAGTACAAAGCGGAGTTATTACTCTTCCATCCTTACTTGAACAGGCAAAACTCATTTCTCTTGAAATTAAAAATTCAAAGGCTAAGATTACTCCAGAGATTAAGGACGGAAAAATTTCCTTTGCGATCAAGGTAAATGTAGATGTAATTTTAGTTGAAGAGCAGGCTAAAGTAAAAATTACCTATCCTAAAGTAATGCTGGATTATTTAGAAGAAGTTAGAAAAGAAGCTGAGAATGAAATAGAGGGAGAAATTAGACTTGCAGTAAATAAAGCACAAAAGGAACTACATTCCGATGTCTTTGGCTTTGGAAATACCTTAAATAGAGAATATCCCGAGCAATGGCATGGGATCAAAGATGAGTGGAGTGGGATATTCCCTGACGTAGATTATACGGTAGAGGTAGGGGTCAAAGTCATAGGGACAGATTTAAAACAAGGTGTTTTTCAGATTGAAAAATAA
- a CDS encoding spore germination protein, whose amino-acid sequence MAVKGNQYKISPNIEANIAKLKEILGKSDDIVFRNIVISNQQQTRALLCYVSGLANTEMISQHIIKSLTQNVSAEVCDIRSLSANTFESIKTNILSITDLNESQSMKNVINEILAGKTALFIDTYVKVLLINALAFEARNVQDPNTETVVRGPREGFTENIAVNIALVRRKIKHPNLVLEKMIVGRKTNTTIFIAYLDRIVDPKIVQEVKERLKRIQIDSILESGSIEQLIEDNPTSLFPTIGNSEKPDIVAAKLLEGRVAIFCDGTPFVLTVPYLFIESLRTSEDYYSRPFIATLLRLIRIISLFITIAAPALYVAVTVFHYEMIPTVLLITTAASREGIPFPAVLEVFLMGIVFEVLREAGVRMPKPVGQATSIVGALVLGEAAVNAGIVSSPMIIIVAITGITDFVNPSLISVTFYLRTFLLILATGLGLYGILIGFFFILAHMCSLRSFGSPFLAPFAPTIWSELKDSVVRSFLWLMKSRPQSITWKKSQRQGLQSKPGPSRTNRR is encoded by the coding sequence ATGGCGGTTAAAGGAAATCAATATAAAATTAGCCCGAATATCGAAGCGAATATAGCAAAGCTAAAAGAAATTTTAGGCAAAAGTGATGATATAGTTTTTAGAAATATTGTAATTTCTAATCAACAGCAAACACGAGCATTACTTTGTTATGTAAGTGGTTTAGCTAATACTGAAATGATTAGTCAGCATATTATTAAATCACTAACACAGAATGTAAGCGCCGAAGTTTGTGATATAAGAAGTCTGTCAGCAAATACTTTTGAAAGTATTAAAACAAATATTTTAAGTATAACGGACTTGAATGAATCCCAATCAATGAAGAACGTCATCAATGAAATTTTAGCAGGCAAAACTGCTTTATTTATTGATACGTATGTTAAAGTACTTCTCATTAACGCACTAGCCTTTGAAGCGAGGAATGTTCAAGATCCTAATACTGAAACAGTAGTAAGAGGGCCTCGCGAAGGATTTACGGAAAACATCGCTGTTAATATTGCCTTGGTTCGTAGAAAGATTAAACATCCAAATCTAGTTTTAGAAAAAATGATTGTGGGCAGAAAAACAAATACAACTATCTTCATAGCATATTTGGATAGGATCGTAGATCCCAAAATAGTTCAAGAAGTTAAAGAAAGGTTAAAGCGAATTCAAATAGATTCCATATTAGAATCAGGCTCTATTGAGCAGCTTATTGAAGACAACCCTACAAGTCTCTTTCCTACTATTGGCAACAGTGAAAAACCGGATATTGTTGCAGCAAAGCTATTAGAAGGAAGAGTAGCAATTTTTTGTGATGGTACGCCATTTGTGCTGACGGTCCCTTATTTATTTATCGAAAGTCTACGAACTTCTGAAGATTACTATTCCCGTCCTTTTATAGCAACATTGTTGAGACTAATAAGAATTATATCCCTTTTTATTACTATAGCTGCTCCGGCTTTATATGTTGCTGTAACGGTATTTCACTATGAGATGATTCCAACAGTTTTACTTATAACTACGGCTGCTTCAAGAGAAGGAATACCTTTTCCTGCTGTTTTAGAAGTTTTCCTAATGGGAATCGTATTTGAGGTCTTAAGAGAAGCAGGCGTAAGAATGCCAAAACCTGTGGGACAGGCAACTAGTATTGTTGGTGCCCTTGTACTTGGTGAGGCGGCTGTAAATGCTGGAATTGTAAGTAGCCCAATGATTATTATCGTAGCTATTACGGGAATAACTGATTTTGTTAATCCCTCGTTGATTAGTGTCACCTTTTATTTGCGGACCTTTCTTTTAATTTTGGCTACAGGATTAGGGTTATATGGGATTTTGATTGGCTTTTTCTTCATACTAGCTCATATGTGTTCATTGCGCTCATTTGGTTCTCCTTTTTTGGCTCCCTTTGCGCCAACAATTTGGAGTGAACTAAAAGATTCAGTTGTTAGATCTTTTTTGTGGCTAATGAAATCAAGACCTCAATCAATCACTTGGAAAAAATCACAAAGACAAGGTCTACAGTCCAAGCCAGGTCCGTCAAGAACCAACCGGAGGTAG
- a CDS encoding GerAB/ArcD/ProY family transporter, whose amino-acid sequence MKMRINNWQLYCLMMLFEIGSTTVFGLGIDAKQDAWIAVLLAMFFGFVLIWIYTEIQKYYPEKNLAEILISVLGKWLAIPIILLYALEFFWISTLNFREFGELISMILLPSVPLSVILVVFMITAMYTLFLGFEVLARLGELMFPLIIFFILSIFVLIGFSEQVDLTRLQPVLGNGITPVLKAAIPALVNFPFGEMVVFLMYWHYVNEKQCIRKTSFFVTITIGLLLSSVLALMVAVLDVPFVTNSTIPIYEVIKLINIGDILTNLDSLATVVQFIGGFFKMTIHFYGGVLAVKSLFKIINEKWLIALFGVFWTWFSIVYYPNLLFHRWVGLKISISYFYSGFTVLEIVCPSLLLIIIILKNKLHKQSIQQQCI is encoded by the coding sequence ATGAAGATGCGAATTAATAATTGGCAACTGTATTGTCTTATGATGTTATTTGAAATAGGAAGCACAACTGTTTTTGGATTAGGTATTGATGCTAAGCAAGATGCCTGGATTGCTGTTTTATTAGCGATGTTTTTTGGTTTTGTATTAATTTGGATTTATACTGAAATTCAAAAATATTATCCAGAAAAAAATCTAGCAGAGATTCTGATATCTGTATTAGGAAAATGGCTTGCTATACCTATAATTTTACTTTATGCGTTAGAATTTTTTTGGATTTCAACTTTGAATTTTCGAGAATTTGGCGAACTAATTTCAATGATATTACTACCATCTGTCCCACTGTCAGTAATTCTTGTTGTTTTTATGATTACAGCCATGTACACTCTTTTTCTCGGTTTTGAGGTGTTAGCTCGTCTAGGAGAACTAATGTTTCCACTGATTATATTTTTTATTCTTAGTATATTTGTCCTAATTGGTTTTTCAGAGCAAGTGGATTTAACTAGATTACAGCCCGTTTTAGGTAATGGAATTACGCCAGTTTTAAAAGCAGCCATTCCTGCACTTGTTAACTTCCCATTTGGGGAAATGGTTGTGTTTTTAATGTATTGGCATTATGTAAATGAGAAACAGTGTATTCGGAAAACATCTTTTTTTGTTACGATTACCATTGGGCTATTGTTATCAAGTGTATTGGCCCTTATGGTTGCCGTTTTAGATGTGCCATTTGTTACAAATTCCACGATTCCTATCTACGAAGTAATTAAACTGATTAATATAGGAGATATTCTAACGAACTTAGATTCTCTTGCGACTGTAGTCCAGTTTATTGGCGGATTTTTTAAGATGACGATTCATTTTTACGGAGGAGTATTAGCTGTTAAATCACTTTTTAAAATTATTAATGAGAAGTGGCTGATTGCTCTATTTGGTGTCTTTTGGACTTGGTTTTCCATTGTTTATTACCCAAACCTTCTCTTTCACCGCTGGGTTGGGCTAAAAATATCCATTTCTTATTTTTATAGTGGTTTTACTGTTTTGGAAATTGTTTGTCCGTCTTTATTACTGATAATAATCATTCTGAAGAACAAGTTGCACAAGCAAAGTATACAGCAGCAATGTATTTGA
- a CDS encoding zinc ribbon domain-containing protein, translating to MKRCIACGMPMKNPEDFAMGDSEKEYCRYCSRPDGIMQSYEEKLDSLTSFIVKTQGLEVKAANIAAKSMMDKLPAWKAE from the coding sequence ATGAAACGATGTATTGCATGTGGGATGCCTATGAAAAATCCAGAAGATTTTGCTATGGGAGATTCAGAAAAAGAATACTGTCGGTACTGTTCTCGTCCAGACGGGATAATGCAATCTTATGAGGAAAAATTAGATTCTTTAACTAGCTTTATCGTCAAAACCCAGGGATTAGAAGTAAAAGCGGCAAATATTGCTGCAAAGTCAATGATGGATAAGCTTCCTGCTTGGAAGGCCGAATAA
- a CDS encoding TetR/AcrR family transcriptional regulator: MVENKRQKQKELTRRHLIEIAIQQFGENGITTTRSADIAKIAKVSHGTIFVHFRAQEDLLLAVVEEFGIRIAQRLHELIDTNSSLIEVLEAHIIGLTEFEPFYTRLVIERRLLPESVRNTYIMIQSTISFHIGIAAEKEMEQGIIRQIPLHLIYNTWIGLIHYYITNGDLFCSSGSVLKQHWQELFQHYISLITIPPQI, encoded by the coding sequence ATGGTAGAAAATAAAAGACAGAAACAGAAGGAATTAACTAGAAGACATTTGATAGAAATAGCAATTCAACAGTTTGGTGAAAATGGAATAACAACGACTCGCTCTGCAGATATTGCTAAAATTGCGAAAGTTTCACACGGAACTATATTCGTACACTTTAGAGCACAGGAAGACTTATTATTAGCCGTAGTTGAGGAATTCGGAATTAGAATTGCACAAAGACTTCATGAATTGATCGATACGAATAGTAGTTTAATTGAAGTTTTAGAGGCTCACATAATAGGTTTAACTGAATTTGAACCGTTTTATACAAGACTGGTTATCGAAAGACGTCTACTCCCTGAGAGTGTTCGCAATACGTATATTATGATCCAATCTACTATTTCATTTCATATCGGTATAGCTGCTGAGAAAGAGATGGAACAAGGTATTATTCGTCAAATTCCCTTACACCTAATTTATAATACTTGGATAGGATTAATTCATTATTACATAACAAATGGTGACTTATTCTGCTCCAGTGGCTCTGTCTTAAAGCAACACTGGCAGGAATTATTTCAGCATTATATCAGCTTAATAACAATACCACCCCAAATATAA
- a CDS encoding 4Fe-4S double cluster binding domain-containing protein, giving the protein MQTTDLEIQKDIINLLEKFDKILYGFAYVGDIAACKYKNSPYAITIGLPISPTIVDDIVSGPNQAYYNEYLSVNDRLDLITEQLKNAIVKKGHLAYAIASSKRTDFVNIKGDFPHKAAAVRGGLGWIGKSSLLITRQYGPRVRISTVLTDIPFQTDSFPAKNYCGKCKKCVDVCPAGAIVGNVWSEELSREKLIDVKKCDLWKIDNYSQFHGHVCGICVAVCPHGNKKAK; this is encoded by the coding sequence TTGCAAACAACAGATTTGGAAATACAAAAAGATATAATAAACCTATTAGAAAAATTTGATAAGATATTATATGGATTTGCCTATGTAGGTGATATTGCAGCCTGTAAATATAAAAATAGTCCATATGCAATAACAATTGGACTACCTATATCACCAACTATTGTTGATGATATAGTATCTGGACCTAACCAAGCTTATTATAATGAATATCTTAGCGTAAACGATAGGCTTGACTTGATAACTGAGCAACTAAAAAATGCAATAGTGAAGAAAGGACATCTCGCTTATGCCATAGCCTCTTCAAAAAGAACTGATTTTGTTAATATTAAAGGTGACTTTCCTCATAAAGCAGCTGCTGTAAGAGGCGGATTAGGATGGATAGGGAAGAGTTCCCTTTTAATAACGAGGCAATATGGGCCCCGAGTTAGAATTTCAACCGTGCTCACTGACATACCATTTCAGACAGATAGTTTTCCTGCGAAAAACTATTGTGGTAAATGTAAAAAATGTGTTGATGTATGCCCAGCAGGGGCAATTGTAGGGAATGTTTGGAGTGAAGAGTTATCAAGGGAAAAATTAATTGATGTTAAAAAGTGCGACTTATGGAAAATAGACAACTATTCTCAATTCCATGGACATGTCTGCGGAATTTGTGTTGCTGTTTGTCCCCATGGAAATAAGAAGGCTAAATAA
- a CDS encoding LysR family transcriptional regulator — translation MDIRLLKTFCVVAKLENITQAAELLNFTQPTVSAQIRTLEEQFGVQLFERIGKKLYITDAGKYLIDPFEEILKIYGEAVTGINYFSEKQYTRIGISSSYINNFLSSALLQLQAKGSAGKINVEICLNSSCVLDGVNSNKYDIGIVHDFLSGKYLDTVIINTEELVWVGHQNIIKDKVCPRIDDYPIINFRQGCTFRMLCDTLLQKRGLNSTFEYSDFDAVKNAMTGGLGIALLPRSVVENLAKENAKLYIFNELSNLEIPLFAITRKDKYLSVTAQSILEILQEK, via the coding sequence GTGGATATTCGCTTATTGAAAACATTTTGTGTGGTGGCAAAACTGGAGAACATTACACAAGCTGCAGAACTACTTAATTTTACACAACCGACTGTTTCAGCTCAAATTCGTACTTTAGAAGAACAGTTTGGGGTACAATTATTTGAACGTATTGGAAAAAAGCTTTATATAACTGATGCTGGTAAGTATTTAATTGACCCTTTTGAAGAAATTCTCAAAATATATGGTGAAGCGGTTACCGGGATTAATTATTTTTCGGAAAAACAATATACAAGAATTGGTATATCAAGTAGCTATATTAATAATTTTCTTTCATCCGCACTATTACAATTGCAAGCAAAGGGATCTGCAGGGAAAATTAACGTAGAAATCTGCTTGAATTCAAGCTGTGTGCTTGATGGAGTTAACAGTAATAAATATGATATTGGTATTGTACATGACTTTCTTTCTGGGAAATACCTAGATACAGTTATTATTAATACGGAAGAACTTGTTTGGGTCGGACATCAAAATATTATTAAGGACAAGGTTTGCCCACGAATCGATGATTATCCAATCATTAATTTTCGGCAGGGGTGTACTTTCCGAATGTTGTGCGATACATTATTGCAAAAACGTGGACTAAATTCTACTTTTGAATATAGTGACTTTGATGCTGTAAAAAATGCTATGACTGGAGGGTTAGGTATTGCATTGCTTCCTCGAAGCGTTGTAGAGAACCTTGCTAAAGAAAATGCCAAACTTTATATATTTAATGAATTGAGTAATTTAGAAATTCCACTGTTTGCTATTACTCGTAAGGATAAGTATCTATCAGTTACGGCACAAAGCATACTCGAAATACTGCAAGAAAAATAA
- a CDS encoding ATP-binding protein: MDYIVIGSAIGTISIILIYVYLYVLYRERYMGIWAAGWLILLSRYMIFDSGLFPWKQSILGLTIYQLLIITSVMFFTWATHSFIKKPLNKLWIHGTLIISVLSFSLNFLSSALIFKLLLPIYFGCFVCIWIGITFIRNVQMRGIGHLITGYSYILWSLLNLAAPIVLTGSWLLPVAHFMGGVLRLFIAIGTLMVYFESTRMDLVKKETQYRLLAENAADIIYSYQFSPKPKIDYISPSVLQLTGYSPEEYYADNKLIFNLIHSDDYSFFTEFIHNFPNSIELPLTLRLDRKDNTILWIEQKCTPIYDKNGDLITLQGIIRDVTTRKNLEKMTSMLDRMNMVGSMAATVAHEIRNPLTTVRGYLQVMGRKEKYQTDKEKFKLMIEEMDRANSIIREYLSLSREKLANLEKCSLNLIIEALFPLIQADANSSKVYVSLDLTAISELLLDENEIRQLLLNLIRNSIEAMPEGGNLIIHTSQEGDKTILSISDQGSGIPSHILDNLGTPFMTTKDTGTGLGLPICYQIAHRHNASIKINTSHEGTTFFINFRSPIL, encoded by the coding sequence ATGGACTATATTGTAATTGGTTCAGCAATTGGAACAATTTCTATAATTCTAATCTACGTATATCTATATGTACTATATCGCGAACGCTATATGGGCATATGGGCTGCCGGTTGGCTCATCCTACTCTCACGTTATATGATTTTTGATTCAGGGCTGTTTCCTTGGAAACAGTCTATCTTAGGTTTGACTATCTATCAATTGCTGATTATAACTAGTGTTATGTTTTTTACATGGGCTACTCATAGCTTTATAAAAAAGCCTCTTAATAAACTTTGGATACATGGAACACTCATCATCTCTGTCTTAAGTTTTTCACTGAACTTCCTAAGTTCAGCGTTAATTTTTAAATTATTACTTCCTATCTATTTCGGCTGCTTTGTATGTATATGGATTGGTATAACTTTTATACGCAATGTACAGATGCGAGGGATCGGCCACTTAATCACTGGTTACTCATATATCTTATGGAGTCTTCTCAATCTAGCTGCCCCTATTGTACTTACTGGCTCTTGGCTTCTTCCTGTGGCTCACTTTATGGGCGGGGTATTACGCCTATTCATAGCGATTGGTACTTTAATGGTATACTTTGAGAGTACTAGAATGGATTTAGTAAAGAAGGAAACCCAATATCGTTTACTCGCCGAAAACGCTGCTGACATAATATATTCCTATCAATTTTCACCTAAACCCAAAATCGATTATATCAGTCCATCTGTTCTACAGCTCACGGGTTATTCCCCTGAAGAATATTACGCTGATAATAAATTAATTTTCAATTTGATACACTCTGATGATTATAGTTTTTTTACAGAATTCATCCATAATTTCCCTAACTCTATTGAATTGCCACTGACATTGCGTCTAGATCGAAAAGATAATACGATCTTATGGATCGAACAGAAATGTACCCCTATTTATGATAAAAATGGTGATCTTATCACATTGCAAGGTATTATTCGCGATGTTACAACAAGGAAAAACTTAGAAAAGATGACCTCAATGCTAGACCGCATGAATATGGTGGGTAGTATGGCAGCAACAGTTGCTCATGAAATTAGAAATCCCTTAACTACAGTACGCGGTTACTTACAAGTTATGGGAAGAAAAGAAAAATACCAAACTGATAAAGAGAAATTCAAACTAATGATTGAGGAAATGGATCGAGCTAACTCTATTATCCGCGAATATCTTTCCTTATCTCGTGAAAAGCTAGCCAATTTGGAAAAGTGCTCGTTAAATCTTATTATTGAAGCATTATTCCCATTAATCCAGGCAGATGCTAATTCTTCAAAAGTATATGTATCTCTTGACCTTACTGCGATTTCTGAATTATTACTTGATGAAAATGAAATTCGTCAATTACTATTAAATCTAATACGCAATAGTATTGAAGCAATGCCAGAAGGAGGAAACCTAATTATTCACACCTCTCAAGAGGGTGACAAAACTATCTTGTCGATCAGTGACCAGGGCTCAGGAATCCCCTCCCATATACTTGATAACTTAGGTACACCCTTTATGACTACAAAAGATACAGGAACTGGTTTAGGTCTTCCCATCTGTTATCAAATAGCCCACAGGCACAACGCCAGCATTAAAATTAATACCAGCCACGAAGGAACTACATTTTTTATTAATTTTAGGTCTCCAATATTATAA
- a CDS encoding GNAT family N-acyltransferase translates to MTTNYQKSLLNTTNEITEESIILGIAITSAEKREIYHFRYQVYVEEMSKHLDKVDTVNKLLYDEFDEWGILLFVKLGSELIATARINIGTVDDFPREEAAFLSLDAFQDCHTERGNHQFAFVTKIMVAPAHRSSQAFYLLIAKCYELCCGNQVQFMFGICNFHLIRLYEKMGTHRYGKNFFLTGYGLQTPLVLLINDVQHLRMVRSPLFRIARKREAVNTEAVEWFHNKFSKHSPIINSQNVTEEKLWAVLSERLSSLPTKSITILSNLSITEAKKFLHCCASYVLCDPGNLITTQGDVSYTYNILLSGKLKSLTFLHPIKEYSLPGQNFGANGLTEHNKHTEDIVATDSAEILILSGTSFQKFSHSNPEIAHKVVQNIIKLRSSK, encoded by the coding sequence ATGACAACTAACTATCAAAAATCATTACTCAACACAACAAATGAAATAACCGAAGAATCAATCATCCTAGGTATAGCCATCACCTCAGCCGAAAAGAGGGAAATATACCATTTTCGTTATCAAGTTTATGTAGAAGAGATGTCCAAGCATCTCGATAAGGTAGATACTGTGAATAAATTATTATATGATGAATTTGATGAATGGGGCATTCTATTATTTGTAAAATTAGGTTCAGAGCTGATAGCTACTGCACGGATCAATATTGGCACTGTTGACGACTTTCCACGAGAAGAAGCAGCCTTTTTATCTCTAGACGCATTTCAAGATTGTCATACAGAACGTGGAAATCATCAATTCGCCTTTGTTACAAAAATAATGGTAGCTCCCGCGCACCGAAGCTCACAAGCGTTTTACCTACTGATAGCAAAATGTTATGAGCTTTGTTGCGGCAACCAGGTACAATTTATGTTTGGTATCTGCAATTTCCATTTAATACGCCTCTATGAGAAAATGGGCACTCACCGGTATGGCAAAAACTTTTTCCTTACAGGTTATGGCTTACAGACTCCTCTTGTCTTGCTCATTAATGATGTTCAACATCTACGTATGGTACGTTCTCCCCTTTTCCGCATAGCGCGTAAAAGAGAAGCAGTAAATACGGAGGCGGTAGAATGGTTCCATAATAAATTCAGCAAGCACTCCCCCATCATCAATAGTCAAAACGTTACCGAAGAAAAGTTATGGGCTGTTTTAAGTGAACGTTTGTCTTCTCTGCCAACGAAATCCATAACTATATTGAGTAATTTATCAATAACAGAGGCAAAAAAATTCCTACACTGCTGCGCCAGTTATGTACTATGTGATCCAGGCAATCTAATTACTACCCAAGGTGATGTCAGCTACACCTATAATATATTACTTTCTGGCAAGCTAAAGTCATTAACCTTCCTTCATCCAATTAAAGAATATTCTTTGCCTGGACAAAACTTCGGTGCAAACGGATTAACCGAGCACAATAAGCACACAGAAGACATCGTCGCCACTGACTCAGCAGAAATATTGATACTCTCAGGTACTTCATTTCAAAAGTTTTCCCATTCTAACCCTGAGATTGCCCACAAGGTCGTACAAAACATTATAAAACTACGTAGTAGTAAATAA
- a CDS encoding ABC transporter permease — MWIIFEQISPYAVAYMIPLLITALGGLYSERSGIVNIGLEGLMVVGSFAGALTIFSLQATMHSDALWLGLLVAAAAGAIFSLLHAFASVSLNANQVISGTAINMIAGSLTVFIARNLTGSGNIQVASFTRFNVPGLSELPIIGKILFTNTYATTWLVLGILAISYYVLYKTVFGLRLRACGEHPHAADAAGINVYQMRYIAVAISGALSGLGGAIILTTYSGEFNGTVFGLGFLALAALIFGQWKPLGILGATLFFGFASTIANVAQVSPVLAQIPGVALKIFPYVITLLVLVLFSKSSQPPRASGEPFEHGKR, encoded by the coding sequence ATGTGGATCATCTTTGAGCAGATATCACCTTACGCTGTAGCCTATATGATTCCTCTGCTGATTACTGCCTTAGGAGGCTTATATTCCGAGCGTAGTGGTATTGTAAATATCGGTTTGGAAGGTTTGATGGTTGTTGGTTCCTTTGCAGGTGCACTGACTATTTTTTCACTACAAGCCACCATGCACAGTGATGCGCTTTGGTTAGGGCTTCTGGTTGCCGCAGCGGCTGGTGCAATTTTTTCCCTGCTCCATGCGTTTGCCAGCGTTAGTCTGAATGCCAATCAGGTTATTAGTGGCACGGCGATTAATATGATTGCTGGCTCATTGACTGTATTTATTGCTCGTAATCTGACTGGTAGCGGCAATATACAGGTTGCAAGCTTTACCCGTTTCAATGTACCAGGGCTTAGTGAACTACCCATTATTGGGAAAATTTTATTTACCAATACCTATGCCACAACATGGCTGGTGCTTGGCATCCTGGCTATTTCCTATTATGTACTCTATAAGACAGTATTTGGTTTACGTTTGCGTGCTTGCGGCGAGCATCCCCATGCTGCCGATGCAGCTGGTATTAACGTATATCAGATGCGCTATATAGCAGTTGCCATTTCCGGTGCTTTATCTGGGCTTGGTGGTGCAATCATCCTGACGACTTACTCTGGTGAGTTTAATGGAACAGTCTTCGGTTTAGGATTTTTAGCTTTGGCGGCACTAATTTTTGGACAATGGAAGCCTTTAGGGATTCTTGGTGCTACACTCTTTTTTGGTTTTGCCAGCACAATAGCTAATGTCGCCCAAGTGAGCCCGGTGCTTGCTCAGATCCCAGGAGTTGCTTTAAAAATTTTCCCGTATGTTATTACACTGCTGGTCCTGGTACTCTTTTCTAAATCTTCTCAGCCTCCACGGGCTTCAGGTGAGCCCTTTGAACATGGTAAACGTTAA